From Mya arenaria isolate MELC-2E11 chromosome 1, ASM2691426v1, a single genomic window includes:
- the LOC128225715 gene encoding uncharacterized protein LOC128225715: MVSHTLSKIFTRSRFTVCDTCHDIKSKLEKTTNKMERKELHQRREKHLRQQNAERSKYYKLIRKAKSQPDQYLSIILDGMDQEKTRLPHLPTTPKSLSNAWKVQFNLMGAIAHGIGIYGFFDPFQWSHGGNYTISILCSIFGMLDSLPEVLYLQLDNCPGANKNRFVIGFLALLVQAGIFKKIKLSFLMVGHTHEDIDQLFSRFSTNVRDKMIMTLDSLMQCFERCYRPTPTAIRTTSVWNWSETMDINSIRNHSRPHLFKFVKDDNGTAIYFKKWSTDQEWTKCEGYLLKCDTVKKCSRMPLIPPCCEKVDEKVTTDTFSICKFYDDEVSGQWWADFFQDLKEQEDREYNADDIISSLKAKALHEQINQQPAAQQEEKEDEIAPVIIGQAPKKKPTRNLQTNDMVLVDTVRYADEWPQVASVLKIEETSVTVQWFKGAKTSQWTPASRRIPGKRGKTEAFTETISKSVIWYGGFSLTPGGLLPKHARDALDQYFDD, from the exons ATGGTCAGTCACACACTCAGCAAAATCTTCACT aggTCAAGATTCACGGTTTGTGACACATGCCATGATATAAAGTCTAAACTGGAAAAGACTACCAACAAAATGGAGAGGAAGGAATTACACCAAAGAAGAGAAAAGCATCTACGCCAACAAAA TGCGGAACGCTCAAAATACTATAAGCTTATTAGAAAGGCAAAGTCCCAGCCGGACCAGTACCTCAGCATTATACTG GATGGTATGGACCAGGAAAAAACAAGACTGCCGCATTTGCCAACTACACCAAAGTCATTGTCCAATGCCTGGAAAGTCCAGTTCAATCTCATGGGTGCCATTGCCCATGGGATAGGCATATATGGATTCTTTGATCCGTTCCAGTGGTCACATGGTGGAAACTACACAATTTCAATACTCTGTAGCATTTTTGGCATGCTGGACTCCTTACCTGAAGTGTTATACCTACAGCTGGACAATTGCCCAGGAGCAAACAAAAACAG atTTGTCATCGGATTCCTTGCCCTTCTGGTTCAGGCAGGaatattcaaaaaaattaaactttcGTTCCTCATGGTTGGACATACCCATGAAGATATTGATCAGTTGTTCTCAAG GTTTTCAACCAATGTGCGAGACAAAATGATCATGACACTGGATAGCTTGATGCAGTGTTTTGAAAGATGCTACAGGCCGACACCTACAG CAATTAGGACAACTAGCGTGTGGAACTGGTCTGAGACAATGGACATCAATTCAATCAGAAACCATTCGCGTCCACATCTATTCAAGTTTGTCAAAGATGATAATGGCACAGcgatatatttcaagaaatggaGTACTGATCAG GAATGGACAAAATGTGAAGGCTACTTGCTGAAATGTGACACGGTCAAGAAGTGTTCCAGAATGCCATTGATACCTCCATGTTGTGAAAAGGTTGATGAAAAGGTTACAACTGATACCTTCTCAATCTGCAA ATTTTATGATGACGAAGTGTCGGGACAGTGGTGGGCAGATTTTTTCCAAGACCTCAAAGAGCAAG AAGATAGAGAGTATAATGCAGATGACATAATCTCATCCCTGAAAGCAAAGGCCCTGCATGAACAAATCAACCAACAACCTGCAGCTCAGCAAGAAGAAAAAGAGGATGAAATTGCACCG GTCATCATTGGACAAGCACCAAAAAAAAAGCCAACCCGTAACCTACAAACTAATGACATGGTCCTTGTGGACACAGTGAGATATGCGGATGAGTGGCCGCAGGTTGCCAGTGTGCTTAAGATTGAGGAAACATCTGTAACCGTTCAATGGTTTAAAGGGGCGAAAACTTCCCAGTGGACACCGGCATCAAGACGTATTCCAGGCAAGCGTGGGAAAACAGAAGCCTTCAcagaaacaatatcaaaaagtGTTATTTGGTATGGTGGCTTTTCATTAACTCCAGGTGGACTTCTCCCAAAACATGCAAGGGATGCCCTTGACCAATACTTCGACGATTAA
- the LOC128239250 gene encoding uncharacterized protein LOC128239250 has protein sequence MHVNVNTRTCSRIFHCGPCFLRRQINKAVFYCTSCDFELFCEDCAKYHGRQKIALSHELHTDIENIDLEIERLEIAKETRTCGGFFIPGIPTIDGVGVNHVRLPHNGRYRISTNTPGVKQWSVYDEDIERNENVKVEDLTENRKYRFKVTLVFNENESLHSRESEWVVTKESEASKLAKQAKEIPSESNLEPAKYIVPMSEVTVNTDSGGRIRAYSIGRWPKCSQWQTKRSPRKKEGACFRTPLECLGLNVPLATAL, from the exons ATGCATGTCAACGTTAACACTCGTACATGCAGTAGGATCTTTCACTGTGGGCCATGTTTTCTCAGAAGACAGATCAACAAAGCAGTTTTTTACTGCACTTCCTGCGACTTTGAACTGTTTTGTGAAGACTGTGCAAAGTACCACGGGCGGCAAAAAATTGCACTTTCCCATGAATTACATACAGACATAGAAAACATTGATTTGGAAATTGAAAg attggAAATAGCAAAGGAAACACGAACG TGTGGTGGTTTCTTTATTCCTGGTATTCCCACCATTGATGGTGTTGGAGTAAACCATGTCAGACTTCCTCACAATGGCAGATATCGCATCAGCACCAACACTCCTGGCGTAAAACAGTGGTCAGTCTACGATGAAGACATCGAGCGTAATGAGAATGTTAAAGTGGAAGATTTGACTGAAAACAGAAAGTATCGGTTTAAAGTCACTTTAGTTTTCAATGAGAATGAAAGTTTACACAGCCGGGAAAGTGAATGGGTCGTCACGAAAGAGTCTGAGGCTTCAAAATTAGCCAAACAGGCAAAAGAAATACCGAGCGAGTCAAACTTAGAGCCTGCTAAATATATTGTGCCCATGTCTGAGGTCACTGTCAATACTGACAGCGGAGGTCGAATTAGAGCATACTCCATTGGAAGAT GGCCGAAGTGTAGTCAATGGCAAACTAAGAGAAGTCCTAGAAAAAAGGAGGGAGCATGCTTCCGGACCCCTCTAGAATGCCTCGGTTTAAATGTGCCTCTGGCTACGGCACTGTGA
- the LOC128231740 gene encoding dnaJ homolog subfamily C member 28-like isoform X3 produces the protein MARCVFTVRYVRRNWVGYQIKDNLSDCYNRLNVPEDCTVDELKEAYFKLAREYHPDSKSSTADARKFNQVKEAYKAIKSKLNAENGSKHSVYNDDDDDDDDSFKRQQPQHRQFLDNEGFGTGTRTERQKQYEQIKVSRAQQNVYKYKLKQKMMTSDSPDDNALVQKDKKYARSKKMTRSSMDRLVEDLIQESMSKGDFQNLEGSGKPLNYSRENPHTDKITQKLNEILKDNNCQPEWIMIQKEIREELQKCRERLAIERKLLGDPPYKVEDDNFWKKHVELFQINLNDINDKVHRYNLVVPMLHRQIMPYGFDREIESICNDCDQYLPENFKEIVEFRNKPKLTRDEQADYGEVFRLKHLVMSFKDVFSNGKIS, from the exons CTACAATCGGCTAAATGTGCCAGAGGACTGTACAGTTGATGAGTTAAAG GAGGCATATTTTAAACTCGCTCGAGAGTACCACCCAGACAGCAAGTCTTCCACAGCAGACGCAAGAAAGTTCAACCAGGTCAAAGAAGCATATAAAGCTATCAAG tcCAAGCTCAATGCTGAAAATGGCAGCAAGCATTCAGTatacaatgatgatgatgatgatgatgatgactcaTTTAAAAGACAGCAACCACAACATAGACAGTTCTTGGATAATGAG gGTTTTGGTACTGGTACCAGGACAGAAAGACAGAAGCAGTATGAGCAGATAAAAGTATCCAGGGCCCAACAGAACGTTTACAAGtataaa cTAAAGCAGAAAATGATGACCTCTGATTCACCTGATGATAATGCCCTGGTTCAGAAGGACAAGAAGTATGCCAGAAGCAAGAAGATGACTAG GAGTTCCATGGACCGGCTAGTTGAGGATCTGATACAGGAGTCCATGTCTAAAGGGGATTTCCAGAACCTAGAAGGGTCAGGCAAGCCCCTTAACTACAGTAGGGAGAACCCGCACACCGATAAAATCACACAGAAACTCAACGAGATCCTAAAAGACAATAACTGTCAGCCAGAGTGGATCATGATACAGAAGGAAATCAG GGAAGAATTACAGAAGTGTCGAGAGCGCCTGGCAATAGAGAGGAAACTGTTAGGAGACCCACCTTACAAAGTGGAGGATGACAATTTCTGGAAAAAGCATGTGGAATTGTTCCAAATCAATCTTAATGACATAAATGACAAGGTCCACAGATATAATCTGGTTGTACCTATGTTACATAGACAGATTATGCCTTACGGTTTTGATAGGGAGATAGAGAGTATTTGCAATGACTGTGATCAGTACTTGCCAGAGAATTTTAAGGAAATTGTGGAGTTTAGGAATAAGCCTAAATTAACAAGGGATGAACAGGCAGATTATGGGGAAGTTTTTCGGTTAAAACATTTGGTGATGTCTTTTAAAGATGTGTTTAGTAATGGGAAGATTTCTTGA